In a single window of the Saccharothrix australiensis genome:
- a CDS encoding serpin family protein, which produces MPDRAHLRFVLALHDAIAPDRGRNACWSPYSVAAALGMVARAARGTARREVVALLGEDHADLLKASDVGDDAESAVANTLWVWEGLPLREDFLAEVAGWPGGRVRSAPFRADPGGVREVINADVADTTRGLVPRLLPPGAITADTVATLVNALYLKCAWAEEFPARDTAPRPFRGAGDVPTMRLETTLRYGRTAGWEAVALAARGGVEAVVLLPAGDLGSTEGVPGVLDALDRQRVELFLPKLDLAVPTALGDALRAVGVRAVFTEDAGLTGLSPDPRLRVDEVLHESVLRVDEQGFEGAAATAVTMRLTSVVEHPPARTVRVDRPHLLLVRHAGTGAVYFLAQVAAP; this is translated from the coding sequence GTGCCTGATCGAGCGCACCTGAGGTTCGTCCTCGCCCTGCACGACGCCATCGCACCCGATCGCGGTCGCAACGCGTGCTGGTCGCCGTACTCGGTGGCCGCCGCGCTCGGCATGGTCGCCCGCGCCGCGCGCGGCACGGCGCGGCGCGAGGTCGTCGCGCTGCTCGGCGAGGACCACGCCGACCTGCTCAAGGCGTCCGACGTCGGCGACGACGCCGAGTCCGCCGTCGCGAACACGCTGTGGGTGTGGGAGGGGTTGCCGCTGCGCGAGGACTTCCTCGCGGAGGTGGCCGGGTGGCCGGGCGGGCGGGTCCGGTCCGCGCCGTTCCGCGCCGATCCGGGTGGCGTGCGCGAGGTGATCAACGCCGACGTCGCCGACACCACCAGGGGCCTGGTGCCGCGGCTGCTGCCGCCCGGCGCGATCACCGCGGACACGGTGGCGACGCTGGTCAACGCCCTGTACCTGAAGTGCGCGTGGGCCGAGGAGTTCCCGGCGCGCGACACCGCGCCACGGCCGTTCCGGGGCGCGGGCGACGTGCCGACGATGCGGCTGGAGACCACCCTGCGCTACGGCCGGACCGCCGGCTGGGAGGCCGTCGCGCTCGCGGCGCGGGGCGGCGTGGAGGCGGTCGTGCTGCTGCCCGCCGGCGACCTCGGCTCGACCGAGGGGGTGCCGGGGGTGCTGGACGCGCTGGACCGGCAACGGGTGGAGCTGTTCCTGCCGAAGCTGGACCTCGCCGTGCCGACGGCCCTGGGCGACGCGCTGCGCGCGGTCGGGGTGCGCGCGGTGTTCACCGAGGACGCCGGGCTGACCGGGCTGAGCCCCGACCCGCGGCTGCGCGTGGACGAGGTGCTGCACGAATCCGTGCTGCGGGTGGACGAGCAGGGGTTCGAGGGCGCGGCCGCGACCGCCGTGACGATGCGCCTGACGTCGGTCGTGGAGCACCCGCCGGCGCGGACCGTGCGGGTGGACCGGCCGCACCTGCTGCTGGTGCGGCACGCCGGCACCGGCGCGGTCTACTTCCTGGCCCAGGTCGCCGCGCCCTGA
- a CDS encoding carboxymuconolactone decarboxylase family protein, giving the protein MPRIPLLTTREANPLVKLAYWFSRRKFGAVPEPVAVTAHHRKLMMASARHELGVEGAAKTLPASLRDLVVYAAAAKLGCSWCVDFTAMLIKHEGLDVDRLREIHTYRSSDKYTELEKLALAYADAMTETPITVTDEQVAELEERLGRAGVVELTYLIALENHRGRFNSALGITDQGFTSGDACRVPMP; this is encoded by the coding sequence ATGCCCAGGATTCCGTTGCTCACGACCCGAGAGGCGAACCCGCTGGTCAAGCTGGCGTACTGGTTCTCAAGGCGGAAGTTCGGCGCGGTGCCGGAACCGGTCGCGGTGACCGCGCACCACCGCAAGCTGATGATGGCGAGCGCGCGTCACGAACTCGGTGTCGAAGGGGCCGCGAAGACGCTGCCGGCGTCGTTGCGGGACCTGGTGGTGTACGCGGCGGCGGCCAAGCTCGGCTGCTCGTGGTGCGTCGACTTCACCGCCATGCTGATCAAGCATGAGGGGCTGGACGTCGACCGGCTGCGCGAGATCCACACCTACCGGTCGTCGGACAAGTACACCGAGCTGGAGAAGCTGGCGCTGGCCTACGCGGACGCGATGACCGAAACCCCCATCACGGTGACCGACGAGCAGGTCGCCGAACTGGAGGAGCGGCTGGGGCGCGCCGGTGTGGTCGAGCTGACCTACCTGATCGCGCTGGAGAACCACCGCGGCCGGTTCAACTCGGCGCTGGGGATCACCGACCAGGGCTTCACCTCCGGCGACGCGTGCCGGGTGCCGATGCCGTGA
- a CDS encoding sigma-70 family RNA polymerase sigma factor, with protein sequence MGCVTAAEQTLAATFTEHRSHLIGVAYRLTGSVADAEDAVQEAWLRLTRLSDRAREDIQELRGWLTTVVGRICLDRLRSAAVRREKYVGQWLPEPLVTSFEDDPLESVVRDDGVRMAALVVLDRLTPEQRVAFVLHDAFGVPFESIAETLGCTVGTARQHASRGRRAASAAPPPPRVALDEQREVLERFLAALASGDVDAVVGLLHPDAVVVGDSGGKARTAINVITGAEKVARFALGLVRRYGGLHGGEAVLVNGELGIKVRARDDLAARVSTFVVRDGKVAAFYDFANPDKLKHVRF encoded by the coding sequence CTGGGGTGCGTGACCGCAGCCGAGCAGACCCTGGCCGCCACCTTCACCGAGCACCGGTCGCACCTGATCGGCGTCGCCTACCGGCTCACCGGCAGCGTCGCCGACGCGGAGGACGCGGTGCAGGAGGCGTGGCTGCGGCTGACCCGGCTGTCGGACCGGGCGCGGGAGGACATCCAGGAGCTGCGGGGCTGGCTGACCACCGTCGTGGGGCGCATCTGCCTGGACCGGCTGCGGTCGGCGGCCGTGCGGCGGGAGAAGTACGTGGGCCAGTGGCTGCCCGAGCCGCTGGTCACGTCGTTCGAGGACGACCCGCTGGAGTCGGTGGTCCGCGACGACGGCGTGCGGATGGCGGCGCTGGTGGTGCTCGACCGGCTCACGCCCGAGCAGCGGGTGGCGTTCGTGCTGCACGACGCGTTCGGGGTGCCGTTCGAGTCGATCGCCGAGACGCTGGGCTGCACGGTCGGCACGGCGCGCCAGCACGCCTCGCGGGGCAGGCGCGCGGCGTCGGCCGCTCCCCCGCCGCCCCGCGTCGCGCTGGACGAGCAGCGCGAGGTGCTGGAGCGGTTCCTGGCGGCGCTGGCCTCCGGTGACGTGGACGCGGTGGTCGGCCTGCTGCACCCGGACGCCGTGGTGGTGGGCGACAGCGGCGGCAAGGCGCGCACGGCGATCAACGTCATCACCGGCGCGGAGAAGGTCGCCCGGTTCGCGCTGGGCCTGGTGCGGCGGTACGGGGGCCTGCACGGCGGCGAGGCGGTGCTGGTCAACGGCGAGCTGGGGATCAAGGTGCGGGCGCGGGACGACCTGGCGGCCCGCGTGAGCACGTTCGTGGTGCGCGACGGCAAGGTGGCCGCGTTCTACGACTTCGCCAACCCGGACAAGCTCAAGCACGTCCGGTTCTGA
- the dnaG gene encoding DNA primase encodes MAGRIRDSDIALVRDRSRIDEVVGDHVSLRRAGGGALKGLCPFHDEKSPSFNVRPTHGTFHCFGCGEGGDVIAFVMKIEHLGFVEAVERLADRAGIQLTYEGGGATIQRDRGTRSRLIEAHRAAAEFYAEQLATPEALPAREFLAQRGFDESAARMFGCGFAPAGWDRLTKHLLGRGFELTELIKAQLSKEGRQGPIDRFHRRLLWPIRDMGGDVVGFGARRIFDDDQIQAKYLNTSESPIYKKSQVLFGLDLAKREIAKRRQAVVVEGYTDVMAMHLAGVPTAVASCGTAFGADHMNVLRRLLIDDDLNGEVIFTFDGDAAGQKAALKAFEGEQQFSAQTYIAIAPDDMDPCELRQAKGDVAVRDLVARRTPLFEFAIRTQLQAYDLDSVDGRVEALKKMVPFVAQIKDRAKRDGYATKLAWWVGWDDESAVVRRVRETATGRAPAKGRSRPVDPNQGALAVEVDGPARPDPRDMRLWHQREALKVALQLPEMAGPYYDSLPDEAFTHPVYQALHRAIREAGGASGGLSGPAFVDAVSRQCDQQAVRSVLTELSVEPLQVRADDEYRYVQSVLTRLQQLLVAAQIVEIKSRLRRVSPVEEADEYRALFGDLIALEAYHKELGEQAVGGL; translated from the coding sequence GTGGCAGGACGAATCCGGGACAGCGATATCGCGTTGGTGCGGGACCGCAGCCGGATCGACGAGGTCGTCGGCGACCACGTCTCGCTGCGGCGGGCGGGCGGCGGCGCGCTGAAGGGCCTGTGCCCGTTCCACGACGAGAAGTCGCCCAGCTTCAACGTGCGGCCCACGCACGGCACGTTCCACTGCTTCGGCTGCGGCGAGGGCGGCGACGTGATCGCCTTCGTGATGAAGATCGAGCACCTGGGCTTCGTGGAGGCCGTCGAACGGCTCGCCGACCGCGCCGGCATCCAGCTCACCTACGAGGGCGGCGGCGCGACCATCCAGCGGGACCGGGGCACCCGCAGCCGCCTGATCGAGGCGCACCGGGCCGCGGCCGAGTTCTACGCCGAGCAGCTCGCGACGCCGGAGGCCCTGCCCGCCCGCGAGTTCCTCGCGCAGCGCGGGTTCGACGAGTCCGCCGCCCGGATGTTCGGCTGCGGTTTCGCGCCCGCCGGGTGGGACCGGCTGACCAAGCACCTGCTCGGGCGCGGGTTCGAGCTGACCGAGCTGATCAAGGCGCAGCTGTCCAAGGAGGGCAGGCAGGGCCCGATCGACCGGTTCCACCGCAGGCTGCTGTGGCCGATCCGGGACATGGGCGGCGACGTCGTCGGCTTCGGCGCGCGCCGGATCTTCGACGACGACCAGATCCAGGCCAAGTACCTCAACACCAGCGAGAGCCCGATCTACAAGAAGTCCCAGGTGCTGTTCGGGCTCGACCTGGCCAAGCGGGAGATCGCCAAGCGCAGGCAGGCCGTGGTGGTCGAGGGCTACACCGACGTGATGGCCATGCACCTCGCGGGCGTGCCGACGGCGGTCGCGTCCTGCGGCACGGCGTTCGGCGCGGATCACATGAACGTGCTGCGCCGCCTGCTGATCGACGACGACCTCAACGGCGAGGTGATCTTCACCTTCGACGGCGACGCGGCCGGGCAGAAGGCGGCGCTGAAGGCGTTCGAGGGCGAGCAGCAGTTCTCCGCGCAGACCTACATCGCGATCGCGCCCGACGACATGGACCCGTGCGAGCTGCGCCAGGCCAAGGGCGACGTGGCGGTGCGGGACCTGGTGGCGCGGCGCACACCGCTGTTCGAGTTCGCGATCCGGACCCAGTTGCAGGCGTACGACCTGGACTCGGTGGACGGCCGCGTCGAGGCGCTGAAGAAGATGGTCCCGTTCGTGGCGCAGATCAAGGACCGCGCCAAGCGGGACGGCTACGCGACCAAGCTCGCCTGGTGGGTCGGCTGGGACGACGAGTCGGCCGTGGTGCGGCGGGTGCGCGAGACGGCCACCGGGCGGGCGCCGGCGAAGGGCCGGTCGCGCCCGGTCGACCCGAACCAGGGCGCGCTCGCGGTGGAGGTCGACGGCCCGGCGCGGCCCGACCCGCGCGACATGCGGCTGTGGCACCAGCGCGAGGCGCTCAAGGTCGCGTTGCAGCTGCCGGAGATGGCCGGGCCGTACTACGACTCGCTGCCCGACGAGGCGTTCACGCACCCCGTGTACCAGGCGCTGCACCGGGCGATCCGGGAGGCGGGCGGCGCGTCCGGCGGCCTGTCCGGTCCGGCGTTCGTCGACGCGGTGAGCAGGCAGTGTGACCAGCAGGCCGTGCGGTCGGTGCTGACCGAGCTGTCCGTCGAGCCGTTGCAGGTGCGGGCGGACGACGAGTACCGGTACGTGCAGAGCGTGCTGACCCGGTTGCAGCAGCTGCTGGTGGCCGCGCAGATCGTGGAGATCAAGTCGCGGCTGCGGCGGGTGTCGCCGGTCGAGGAGGCCGACGAGTACCGGGCGCTGTTCGGCGACCTGATCGCGCTGGAGGCGTACCACAAGGAGCTGGGCGAACAAGCGGTGGGCGGGCTGTGA
- a CDS encoding trans-aconitate 2-methyltransferase — protein sequence MWSPAKYLAFGDHRARPFHDLLAGVGAEDPRRVVDLGCGPGTLTAVLARRWPSAVVEALDSAPEMVAAARERGLDARVGDVTTWRPAPDTDVVVANAVLHWVPGHEDLLRRWVGELPSGAWLAVQVPGNFDAPSHALTRALVASSWPSLVGVVPEAPVLDPVGYAGVLGAAEVDAWETTYLQRLEGPDAVLEWLSGTTLRPVRAALDDAGWAEFRGRLGPLLREAYPERADGTTWFPFRRVFAVARVR from the coding sequence ATGTGGAGTCCGGCGAAGTACCTGGCGTTCGGCGACCACCGCGCGCGACCGTTCCACGACCTGCTGGCCGGGGTCGGCGCGGAGGACCCGCGCCGGGTGGTCGACCTGGGCTGCGGTCCGGGGACCCTGACGGCCGTGCTGGCGCGGCGGTGGCCGTCGGCGGTGGTGGAGGCGCTCGACTCGGCGCCGGAGATGGTGGCGGCGGCGCGGGAGCGCGGGCTCGACGCGCGGGTCGGGGACGTGACCACGTGGCGGCCCGCGCCGGACACCGACGTGGTGGTGGCCAACGCGGTGCTGCACTGGGTGCCGGGGCACGAGGACCTGCTGCGGCGGTGGGTCGGCGAGTTGCCTTCCGGGGCGTGGCTGGCGGTGCAGGTGCCGGGCAACTTCGACGCGCCTTCGCACGCCCTCACGCGCGCCTTGGTGGCGTCGTCGTGGCCGTCGCTGGTCGGTGTGGTGCCCGAGGCGCCGGTGCTCGACCCGGTGGGCTACGCGGGCGTCCTGGGCGCCGCGGAGGTGGACGCCTGGGAGACCACCTACCTCCAGCGGCTGGAGGGGCCGGACGCCGTGCTGGAGTGGCTCAGCGGGACGACTTTGCGGCCCGTGCGCGCCGCGCTGGACGACGCGGGGTGGGCGGAGTTCCGGGGTCGGTTGGGGCCGTTGCTGCGCGAGGCGTACCCGGAGCGGGCGGACGGGACGACGTGGTTCCCGTTCCGCCGCGTCTTCGCCGTGGCGCGGGTGCGCTGA
- a CDS encoding site-specific integrase gives MRLTASIESTDKPARALEIDQARELRAKIAADKKAVARDLPDFTDMMAASGLRIGERAAIVWDAVDLDAGAVEVRGTVVRVRGVGLIIKPAPKSKSGYRTIELPSWAVAMLRARRPADAQPGDPVFTAPRGGLRDPSNTNADLKEVFEAAGYAWVTSHVYRKTVASMMDDAGLSARAAADQLGHAKVSMTQDRYFKRKVSRTGAAAILEVIAEPPSRHQGCG, from the coding sequence GTGCGGCTCACGGCCTCTATCGAGAGTACTGACAAACCCGCCCGTGCTCTCGAAATCGATCAGGCTCGGGAACTGCGTGCGAAGATCGCGGCGGACAAGAAAGCCGTCGCCCGAGACCTCCCGGACTTCACGGACATGATGGCCGCCAGTGGTCTCCGGATCGGCGAGAGGGCAGCCATCGTGTGGGACGCGGTGGACCTCGACGCGGGCGCGGTCGAAGTGCGCGGCACGGTCGTACGGGTGAGAGGCGTGGGACTGATCATCAAACCCGCGCCGAAGAGCAAGAGCGGCTACCGGACGATCGAGTTGCCCTCATGGGCGGTGGCGATGCTACGGGCGCGTCGCCCGGCGGACGCCCAGCCGGGTGATCCGGTGTTCACCGCCCCGAGAGGTGGCCTGCGTGACCCGTCCAACACCAACGCCGACCTGAAGGAGGTGTTCGAGGCGGCCGGCTACGCCTGGGTCACGAGCCACGTCTACCGCAAGACCGTGGCGTCGATGATGGACGACGCAGGTCTGTCCGCTCGGGCCGCCGCGGACCAGCTCGGCCACGCCAAGGTGTCCATGACCCAGGACAGGTACTTCAAGCGGAAGGTTTCGCGGACGGGCGCGGCGGCCATCCTGGAGGTGATCGCAGAGCCGCCGAGTCGTCACCAAGGGTGTGGGTAA
- a CDS encoding NUDIX hydrolase, which translates to MSRTDHLNDPDAPQATSIRVAVSAVVRDQAGCVLLIRRTDNDKYAIPGGGQEPGETLTEAAVREVFEETGVHVEVTTLVGLYSNPAHVIAYDDGEVRQEFSICFRARPLGGEPRTSDESKEVLWVKPTDLDDLDIHPSIRLRIAHGLTDDRDPYFT; encoded by the coding sequence GTGAGCCGCACCGACCACCTCAACGATCCGGACGCGCCCCAGGCGACCAGCATCCGCGTGGCCGTCAGCGCGGTAGTCCGCGACCAGGCCGGGTGCGTCCTGCTGATCCGGCGCACGGACAACGACAAGTACGCCATCCCCGGCGGCGGCCAGGAGCCGGGCGAGACCCTGACCGAGGCGGCCGTCCGCGAGGTCTTCGAAGAGACCGGCGTCCACGTCGAGGTCACCACCCTGGTCGGCCTCTACTCCAACCCCGCCCACGTCATCGCCTACGACGACGGCGAAGTCCGCCAGGAATTCTCCATCTGCTTCCGCGCCCGCCCACTCGGCGGCGAGCCGCGCACCAGCGACGAGTCCAAGGAAGTCCTCTGGGTGAAGCCCACGGATCTGGACGACCTGGACATCCACCCGTCGATCCGCCTGCGCATCGCCCACGGCCTGACCGACGACCGCGACCCCTACTTCACCTGA
- a CDS encoding HD domain-containing protein: MELVAWAYSVAGELLQDVVPRRWVHVRAVAERARRAGGLFEGDDLDVLVASAVLHDVGYAPAIARTGFHPVDGALYLTELGMPERVCGLVAHHSCARGEASSRGLSEDLAAWADEGTAVRDALWWADMTTGPDGGLVDVQQRIAEIERRYGPDDLVTRFIREARPELVAAVERTEARLRGAQVK, from the coding sequence GTGGAGCTTGTGGCTTGGGCCTACTCGGTGGCCGGCGAGCTGTTGCAGGACGTGGTGCCTCGGCGGTGGGTGCATGTGCGGGCTGTTGCGGAGCGGGCTCGGCGGGCCGGTGGGTTGTTCGAGGGTGATGACCTCGATGTGTTGGTTGCCTCCGCGGTGTTGCACGACGTTGGTTACGCGCCTGCGATCGCGCGGACCGGGTTTCATCCGGTCGACGGGGCGTTGTACCTCACCGAGCTGGGGATGCCTGAGCGGGTGTGTGGGCTGGTGGCTCACCACTCGTGCGCGCGCGGGGAGGCGTCGTCGCGGGGGTTGTCGGAGGACTTGGCGGCCTGGGCGGATGAGGGTACGGCGGTTCGGGATGCGTTGTGGTGGGCGGACATGACGACCGGGCCGGATGGTGGGTTGGTCGACGTTCAGCAACGGATCGCCGAGATCGAGCGGCGGTACGGGCCGGATGATCTGGTTACTCGGTTCATCCGGGAGGCCCGGCCGGAGTTGGTGGCGGCTGTGGAGCGTACCGAGGCTCGGTTGCGGGGCGCTCAGGTGAAGTAG
- a CDS encoding oxygenase MpaB family protein has product MPDRFANLRLIRSLDPERDHQRILRLSSGYEFPWDYVRALEFALFKTYCVPSISGLLAETGEFERRAQKRYDDTALLMAELVDHGYDSPRGKEALRVVNRLHGRYDIANDDMKYVLSTFVYEPIDWLTRYGWRLLTEQERLAAFHFYRAVGARMAIRDVPDTYEGFRAFKRAYEQEHFVYHDTNRRIGQYTVDLFCSWYPLPKAWTSGAVRALLDDRMVRAFGFTAAPPWLGPLLRTALHLRARAVRLLPPRRTPRLTNDPDNRTYPGYPRGYRPSDLGAP; this is encoded by the coding sequence ATGCCGGACCGTTTCGCCAACCTCCGCCTCATCAGGTCCCTGGACCCCGAACGCGACCACCAGCGCATCCTGCGCTTGTCGTCGGGCTACGAGTTCCCGTGGGACTACGTCCGGGCGTTGGAGTTCGCCCTCTTCAAGACCTACTGCGTGCCGTCGATCTCCGGGCTGCTGGCCGAGACCGGCGAGTTCGAGCGGCGGGCGCAGAAGCGTTACGACGACACCGCGCTGCTGATGGCGGAGCTGGTGGACCACGGTTACGACTCGCCGCGCGGCAAGGAGGCGTTGCGGGTCGTGAACCGGCTCCACGGCCGGTATGACATCGCGAACGACGACATGAAGTACGTGCTGTCGACGTTCGTCTACGAGCCGATCGACTGGTTGACGCGGTACGGCTGGCGGCTGTTGACCGAGCAGGAACGGCTGGCGGCGTTCCACTTCTACCGGGCCGTGGGCGCCCGCATGGCGATCCGGGACGTGCCGGACACCTACGAGGGGTTCCGGGCGTTCAAGCGGGCGTACGAGCAGGAGCACTTCGTCTACCACGACACCAACCGGCGGATCGGTCAGTACACGGTCGACCTGTTCTGCTCCTGGTACCCGCTGCCGAAGGCGTGGACGTCCGGAGCGGTCCGGGCGCTGCTCGACGACCGCATGGTGAGGGCCTTCGGCTTCACCGCCGCGCCACCGTGGCTGGGCCCCCTGCTCCGCACCGCCCTCCACCTCCGCGCCCGAGCGGTCCGCCTCCTGCCACCCCGCAGGACACCACGCCTGACCAACGACCCGGACAACCGCACGTACCCCGGCTATCCGCGCGGCTACCGGCCGTCCGACCTCGGTGCCCCGTAG